In the genome of Gordonia rubripertincta, one region contains:
- a CDS encoding hydantoinase/oxoprolinase family protein — translation MKRIGVDVGGTFTDLVLWDDDGTVTVHKTPSTNHDPSIGTMDGIEVLAERAGIDVADIEMFFHGTTVATNIVLEHNGSDVGMITTDGFRDLLHIARKKRPLNYSNYQDLPWQKWQLVPRRNRRTVPERIDAAGNVLTPLDEDAVRREVALLRERGVEAIAVAFLHAYRNPTHEQRVREIIAEEYPGVFVSLSSDVASQYREYERFSTTALNAFVGPKTSRYIENLAGKAKAAQVGEDVHLMTSAGGLVTSRSASEVPVSLLTSGVVAGLLGGCFIGRASGYPSVITLDVGGTSADIGVAPDGKLRMKHLLDTRIGDYHAMVPMAEVDTIGAGGGSIASIDEGGMFRVGPRSAGAMPGPACYNRGGTEPTSTDAMVVMGWLGADSFLSGTMEVKPELATEAVKTHIADKLGADLEHAAMGIFQILAHSMTEAISLHSVRKGYDPREFSLVAEGGAGPLYAWQIAEHLGIPRVIVPGHPGITSAVGLLTTDVRYEVPTTVWTSSADPDLELLTREMDRLSEQAVAQLRADGIAEDDITLERSVDCRYVGQGYELRVHAPDGEITAEWVEQTAATFHEVHGRTYSQRFDDKPVQLVNIRVTGVGAVEHIRIAEIEKGGADASGAIKSTTQALFWKNDSADPEWVDTPVYDRALFKAGNTFEGPAIVQQFDSTTIVGIGQKATVDAVGHIIIERSA, via the coding sequence ATGAAGCGAATCGGCGTGGATGTGGGCGGTACGTTCACCGACCTGGTCCTGTGGGACGACGACGGGACGGTGACGGTGCACAAGACGCCGTCGACGAACCACGATCCCTCGATCGGCACGATGGACGGGATCGAGGTGCTCGCCGAACGTGCGGGCATCGACGTCGCGGACATCGAGATGTTCTTCCACGGGACCACCGTGGCCACCAACATCGTGCTCGAGCACAACGGCAGCGACGTCGGCATGATCACCACCGACGGGTTCCGCGACCTCCTGCACATCGCGCGTAAGAAGCGCCCCCTGAACTACTCCAACTACCAGGACCTGCCCTGGCAGAAGTGGCAGCTGGTGCCGCGCCGCAACCGGCGTACCGTCCCCGAGCGAATCGACGCCGCCGGCAACGTGCTGACCCCGCTCGACGAGGACGCCGTCCGCCGCGAGGTCGCGCTTCTCCGCGAACGCGGGGTCGAGGCGATCGCCGTCGCCTTCCTGCACGCCTACCGCAACCCGACCCACGAGCAGCGGGTCCGCGAGATCATCGCCGAGGAGTACCCCGGCGTCTTCGTGTCGCTGTCCAGCGACGTCGCCAGCCAGTACCGCGAGTACGAGCGCTTCTCGACCACCGCCCTCAACGCCTTCGTCGGCCCCAAGACCTCCCGGTACATCGAGAACCTGGCCGGCAAGGCCAAGGCCGCACAGGTCGGCGAGGACGTCCACCTGATGACCTCGGCCGGCGGTCTCGTCACCTCGCGCAGCGCCAGTGAAGTCCCCGTGTCGCTGCTGACCAGCGGCGTCGTCGCCGGCCTGCTGGGCGGCTGCTTCATCGGCCGGGCCTCGGGCTACCCGAGCGTCATCACCCTCGACGTGGGTGGCACCTCCGCCGACATCGGCGTCGCACCCGACGGCAAGCTGCGGATGAAGCATCTCCTCGACACCCGCATCGGTGACTACCACGCGATGGTCCCGATGGCCGAGGTCGACACCATCGGTGCCGGCGGCGGCTCGATCGCCAGCATCGACGAGGGCGGCATGTTCCGCGTCGGACCTCGCAGCGCGGGCGCCATGCCCGGACCCGCCTGCTACAACCGCGGCGGCACCGAACCCACCTCGACCGATGCCATGGTCGTCATGGGCTGGCTGGGTGCCGACAGCTTCCTGTCGGGAACCATGGAGGTCAAGCCGGAGCTGGCGACCGAGGCGGTCAAGACCCACATCGCTGACAAGCTCGGTGCCGATCTCGAGCACGCCGCGATGGGCATCTTCCAGATCCTCGCCCACTCGATGACCGAGGCCATCTCCCTGCACTCGGTGCGCAAGGGCTATGACCCGCGCGAGTTCTCGCTGGTCGCCGAGGGCGGCGCCGGACCGCTGTACGCATGGCAGATCGCCGAGCACCTGGGCATCCCGCGGGTCATCGTCCCCGGCCACCCGGGCATCACGTCGGCGGTCGGCCTGCTGACCACCGACGTGCGCTACGAGGTCCCGACCACCGTGTGGACGTCGTCGGCCGACCCCGACCTCGAACTGCTGACCCGCGAGATGGACCGGCTCTCCGAGCAGGCCGTCGCCCAGCTGCGTGCCGACGGCATCGCCGAGGATGACATCACCCTCGAGCGAAGCGTCGACTGCCGTTATGTCGGACAGGGTTACGAGCTTCGTGTGCACGCACCCGATGGCGAGATCACCGCCGAATGGGTCGAGCAGACCGCGGCCACGTTCCACGAAGTGCACGGGCGTACGTATTCGCAGCGGTTCGACGACAAGCCGGTCCAATTGGTCAACATCCGGGTGACCGGTGTCGGCGCGGTCGAGCACATCCGCATCGCCGAGATCGAGAAGGGTGGTGCCGACGCATCGGGAGCCATCAAGTCGACCACTCAGGCGCTGTTCTGGAAGAACGACTCCGCCGACCCCGAATGGGTCGATACCCCTGTCTACGACCGCGCATTGTTCAAGGCCGGCAACACCTTCGAGGGCCCGGCCATCGTCCAGCAGTTCGACTCGACGACCATCGTCGGCATCGGACAGAAGGCCACGGTCGACGCCGTGGGCCACATCATCATCGAGAGGAGCGCCTGA
- a CDS encoding MaoC family dehydratase, with amino-acid sequence MTTHPATLGRFFEDYVVGDVYQHPMGRTITDTDNAWITCLSMNTNQNHFNEHLARTNPITDGKVIVNSGLTIALVLGLSVIDMSQNAVANLQFTDVKLQHPVYVGDTIYAESICTDLRQSRSRPYAGIVSMITRGVNQDGEVVVSWNRSVMVATRESGIGQNYFPEVKAPSLAELVAGAETEDARS; translated from the coding sequence TTGACCACCCATCCCGCCACTCTCGGACGCTTCTTCGAGGACTACGTCGTGGGCGACGTCTATCAACACCCGATGGGCCGCACGATCACCGACACCGACAACGCGTGGATCACGTGCCTGTCGATGAACACCAACCAGAACCACTTCAACGAACATCTCGCCCGGACGAATCCCATCACCGACGGCAAGGTGATCGTGAACTCGGGGCTGACCATCGCCCTGGTACTCGGACTGTCGGTGATCGACATGAGTCAGAACGCCGTCGCCAACCTCCAGTTCACCGACGTCAAACTCCAGCATCCGGTGTACGTCGGTGACACGATCTACGCCGAGAGCATCTGCACCGATCTGCGCCAGTCCAGGTCTCGTCCCTACGCGGGCATCGTGTCGATGATCACCCGCGGGGTCAATCAGGACGGCGAGGTCGTCGTGTCCTGGAATCGCTCCGTCATGGTCGCCACCCGCGAGAGCGGCATCGGACAGAACTACTTCCCCGAGGTCAAGGCGCCCTCGCTGGCCGAGCTAGTCGCCGGCGCCGAGACCGAGGACGCGCGGTCATGA
- a CDS encoding MmgE/PrpD family protein produces MTARRLVTWAAGLEIDDIPEVTRRAALRHLLDGIGNAIGARRLDQGGPGLSVARGLGGPPQAHPLGDPKAISAPAAAFANGVLMHALDFDDTHAGALVHPTTVVAPAVLAVAEEVGATGAQTVTALVAGLEIACRLGAAAPHGFHARGLHATAVVGPLAGAVAAGLLYGADADRLTDAIGIAASSAGGLLEFLDTGANTKVLHPGNAGFSGVLAARLALAGASGPESVLEGRRGLYRALADRDVDPDVIVADLGSRWESAGIGIKPYPSCQLMHASLDAVAQALAEAARSGIEVSASRIATISVDVHPDSVDIVCGPGTGTRSPRSIYDAKFDLPWSVAALVHDGSVTVDTYAEDSIVRPEVAATAGLVEVVPVPDDRPAADAAGRAVITLDDSTRFVGEVPCSRGTSGRPMDDAAVAEKFRGNSGGGETSDALVRTVFGLCDAPSVAPIAGLAADILAAG; encoded by the coding sequence GTGACCGCCCGCCGACTCGTGACCTGGGCCGCGGGCCTCGAGATCGACGACATCCCCGAGGTCACCCGGCGCGCGGCGTTGCGGCATCTGCTCGACGGGATCGGCAATGCGATCGGCGCCCGTCGACTCGACCAGGGCGGCCCCGGATTGTCCGTGGCCCGCGGGCTCGGCGGTCCGCCGCAGGCACATCCTCTCGGTGACCCCAAGGCCATCTCGGCTCCTGCGGCGGCCTTCGCCAACGGCGTTCTGATGCACGCTCTGGACTTCGACGACACGCATGCCGGTGCGCTCGTGCATCCGACGACGGTCGTGGCGCCGGCCGTCCTGGCCGTCGCCGAGGAAGTCGGCGCGACCGGTGCGCAGACGGTGACCGCGCTGGTGGCCGGCCTGGAGATCGCTTGTCGACTCGGCGCGGCCGCACCGCACGGCTTCCACGCACGCGGCCTCCATGCGACCGCCGTCGTCGGTCCGCTCGCCGGTGCCGTCGCCGCCGGACTCCTGTACGGTGCCGACGCCGATCGCCTCACCGACGCCATCGGCATCGCGGCGTCGTCGGCGGGCGGCTTGCTCGAATTCCTCGACACCGGGGCAAACACCAAGGTCCTGCATCCGGGGAACGCGGGTTTCAGCGGTGTCCTCGCCGCACGCCTGGCGCTGGCCGGGGCCAGCGGTCCGGAGTCTGTGCTGGAGGGCAGGCGCGGTCTCTACCGAGCGCTCGCCGACCGCGACGTCGATCCCGACGTGATCGTCGCCGATCTCGGAAGTCGTTGGGAAAGCGCCGGTATCGGCATCAAGCCGTATCCGAGTTGTCAGCTCATGCACGCTTCGCTCGATGCGGTGGCGCAGGCTCTGGCCGAGGCCGCGCGATCGGGCATCGAGGTGTCGGCGTCGCGCATCGCCACCATCAGTGTCGACGTCCATCCCGACAGCGTGGACATCGTCTGCGGCCCCGGAACCGGAACCCGCAGCCCGCGCAGTATCTACGACGCGAAGTTCGACCTGCCGTGGAGCGTCGCCGCCCTCGTCCACGACGGATCGGTCACGGTCGACACCTACGCCGAGGACTCGATCGTCCGACCGGAGGTGGCCGCCACCGCCGGACTTGTCGAGGTCGTGCCCGTACCCGATGACCGCCCGGCCGCCGACGCCGCCGGGCGGGCGGTCATCACCCTGGACGACTCCACTCGCTTCGTCGGCGAGGTCCCCTGCAGCCGAGGCACTTCCGGCCGGCCGATGGACGATGCCGCGGTCGCCGAGAAGTTCCGGGGCAACAGTGGCGGGGGAGAGACCTCCGACGCGCTCGTCCGGACCGTCTTCGGTCTGTGCGACGCCCCGTCCGTCGCACCGATCGCCGGCCTCGCGGCCGACATCCTCGCCGCGGGCTGA
- a CDS encoding acyl-CoA dehydrogenase family protein: MDFSFTEEQRDFRSALRQLVDKEIIPVANEWEREGRYPTEIVARLRDMGLFGITTPEEYGGLELDMVSFTLVYEEIARGWMGIAGILGSHNLACWMIARHGTEEQKQQWLPRLASGECRTGIGLTEPGAGTDLQGIKTTATRDGDDYVIRGTKTWITNARHANVLPVLVKTDPSASPAHKGMSILLVDTTTPGFEVQRDLGKLGYKGTESCEIFLDEVRVPASTLLGGVEGRGMQQALSGLEIGRLNIAGRSVGIAQASYDAALDYSRQRTAFGKPISDFQAIQLKLADIATQLQAARLMTYWAAAKADSGARVDGEAGMAKYFASETAITASLEAMRIHGGYGYSTEFNVERYYRDAPLMSIGEGTNDIMRTVIAKALVNGTVTVG; this comes from the coding sequence ATGGATTTCAGCTTCACCGAGGAACAGCGCGACTTCCGGTCGGCGCTCCGTCAACTGGTCGACAAGGAGATCATCCCGGTCGCCAACGAATGGGAACGCGAGGGTCGCTATCCCACGGAGATCGTCGCGCGACTGCGGGACATGGGGCTGTTCGGGATCACCACCCCGGAGGAGTACGGCGGACTCGAACTCGACATGGTGTCCTTCACCCTCGTGTACGAGGAGATCGCCCGCGGCTGGATGGGTATCGCCGGCATCCTGGGCAGCCACAACCTGGCGTGCTGGATGATCGCGCGCCACGGCACCGAGGAGCAGAAGCAGCAGTGGCTGCCCCGGCTGGCGAGCGGTGAATGCCGTACCGGCATCGGACTGACCGAACCGGGCGCGGGCACCGACCTGCAGGGCATCAAGACCACCGCCACCCGCGACGGCGACGACTACGTCATCCGCGGCACCAAGACGTGGATCACCAACGCGCGCCACGCGAATGTGCTCCCCGTCCTGGTCAAGACGGATCCGTCGGCCTCGCCGGCGCACAAGGGCATGAGCATCCTGCTCGTCGACACCACGACCCCCGGATTCGAAGTGCAGCGAGACCTCGGCAAGCTCGGCTACAAGGGCACCGAATCGTGCGAGATCTTCCTCGACGAGGTGCGGGTACCGGCGTCGACACTGCTCGGCGGGGTCGAGGGCCGCGGTATGCAGCAGGCGCTGTCCGGGTTGGAGATCGGCCGCCTCAACATCGCCGGCCGCAGCGTCGGCATCGCGCAGGCGTCGTACGACGCGGCGCTCGACTACTCACGCCAGCGCACCGCCTTCGGGAAGCCGATCTCCGACTTCCAGGCGATCCAGCTCAAGCTCGCCGACATCGCCACCCAGCTGCAGGCGGCGCGTCTCATGACGTATTGGGCTGCCGCGAAGGCGGATTCGGGTGCACGCGTCGACGGGGAGGCAGGTATGGCGAAGTACTTCGCCTCGGAGACAGCGATCACCGCGAGCCTGGAGGCGATGCGTATCCACGGCGGCTACGGCTACTCGACCGAGTTCAACGTGGAGCGGTACTACCGCGACGCGCCGCTCATGTCGATCGGCGAGGGGACCAACGACATCATGCGGACCGTCATCGCCAAGGCGCTGGTCAACGGAACCGTCACCGTCGGATGA
- a CDS encoding HpcH/HpaI aldolase/citrate lyase family protein: protein MSSLLIYLYVPGDRPERFGKATASGTDAVVLDLEDAVPVAAKDSARIAVGTWLEKRDPAGVPTWVRVNPGAELLDDLTMAVRCGADGIWLPKCDDRATLDRVDRMLTDLEAAEGRPRTPVSPLIETDAGLVNAPAIAAGPRVEFVQIGEVDLAADLGVTPFVGDELLWARSQVVAASAAARIRPPLAAASPVIDDPASFETETRRLTGLGFFGRACIHPRQIASARSGLAPTAAEVDTAVDVLAAFDAAENGAATDSAGRLIDEAVARIARRTLARRF, encoded by the coding sequence ATGAGTTCGCTGCTGATCTACCTGTACGTACCGGGCGACCGGCCCGAACGTTTCGGCAAGGCGACTGCATCGGGTACCGACGCCGTGGTCCTCGACCTCGAGGACGCGGTACCGGTCGCGGCCAAGGACTCCGCGCGCATCGCGGTGGGGACCTGGCTGGAGAAGCGCGACCCGGCCGGGGTGCCCACGTGGGTACGGGTGAATCCCGGTGCCGAGCTCCTCGACGACCTGACCATGGCGGTCCGGTGTGGGGCCGACGGCATCTGGCTGCCCAAATGCGATGACCGCGCGACGCTGGATCGCGTGGACCGGATGCTCACCGACCTCGAGGCTGCGGAAGGCCGTCCGCGGACTCCGGTCTCACCGCTGATCGAGACCGATGCCGGTCTGGTGAATGCGCCGGCGATCGCCGCCGGCCCCCGTGTCGAGTTCGTGCAGATCGGCGAGGTGGACCTGGCAGCTGATCTCGGGGTGACGCCGTTCGTCGGCGACGAGTTGCTCTGGGCGCGATCACAAGTTGTGGCCGCGTCGGCGGCGGCACGGATCCGGCCACCGCTCGCGGCCGCATCTCCGGTGATCGACGACCCGGCGTCGTTCGAGACGGAGACGCGGCGGCTGACCGGGCTCGGGTTCTTCGGTCGGGCGTGTATCCATCCGCGTCAGATCGCTTCCGCACGTTCCGGTCTCGCGCCGACTGCGGCCGAGGTGGACACAGCGGTCGACGTACTGGCTGCCTTCGACGCTGCCGAGAACGGGGCGGCGACCGACAGTGCGGGCCGGCTCATCGACGAGGCGGTCGCCCGGATCGCGCGTCGGACTCTGGCTCGTCGGTTCTGA
- a CDS encoding alpha/beta hydrolase family protein, protein MTACSADDPSASGPVKTQTATSQAAEYLDEVTIHRFEYPTPGEADSEQNWAELYLPAGEQRVDSIPLVVLIHGGAWQSALGADIFDPLARDLAERGMAVYNVEYRRVGSGGGWPTTFRDVASALDHVSVVDKQFPQITTDDELVVGHSAGAQLAVWGGTRHKLEDDEVGARPVFRPTRVVSLAGPLDMVYAATHGDDRIVTALGGTPRQVPQRYTMVDPIQNIDPSTPVVAVHNTGDRMVSSANSSRYVDAVVKRGGEATAVLLPGGNHGSVVTSTAPEYPKVLDIITGASSADLDDVDEVNG, encoded by the coding sequence TTGACCGCGTGCAGTGCCGACGATCCGTCGGCCTCGGGTCCGGTCAAGACCCAGACGGCGACCAGCCAAGCCGCCGAGTACCTCGACGAGGTCACCATTCATCGGTTCGAGTACCCCACGCCCGGTGAGGCCGACAGCGAACAGAACTGGGCCGAGTTGTACTTACCGGCAGGGGAACAGCGGGTCGATTCCATTCCGCTCGTGGTTCTGATCCACGGTGGCGCTTGGCAGAGTGCGTTGGGCGCGGACATCTTCGATCCGCTTGCACGAGATCTCGCGGAGCGTGGGATGGCGGTCTACAACGTCGAATACCGACGGGTGGGCTCGGGCGGCGGCTGGCCGACGACCTTCCGCGACGTGGCGAGCGCGCTCGACCACGTTTCGGTGGTGGACAAGCAGTTCCCGCAGATCACCACGGACGACGAACTCGTCGTCGGACACAGCGCGGGTGCCCAGCTCGCCGTGTGGGGCGGGACCCGGCACAAGCTGGAGGACGACGAGGTCGGTGCGCGGCCGGTGTTCCGGCCCACGCGCGTCGTCTCGCTCGCTGGTCCCCTCGACATGGTCTATGCCGCAACGCATGGCGACGACCGGATCGTCACCGCCCTCGGTGGCACCCCGCGTCAGGTGCCGCAGCGGTACACGATGGTCGATCCCATCCAGAACATCGATCCGTCGACGCCGGTGGTCGCCGTGCACAACACCGGCGACCGCATGGTCTCGTCGGCCAACTCGAGCCGATACGTCGACGCTGTCGTGAAGCGGGGCGGCGAGGCCACCGCGGTGCTGCTCCCGGGCGGCAACCACGGCTCGGTGGTGACCTCGACTGCGCCCGAGTACCCGAAGGTCCTCGACATCATCACCGGCGCTTCGTCCGCAGACCTGGACGACGTCGACGAGGTGAACGGCTGA
- a CDS encoding transposase codes for MPEKRKKYDREFRDGAVRIVEETGKPIAQVARDLGVNEGTLGNWVNRARAEREGRGELTVDDAAELKRLRDEVAELRMERDVLKRSVVLWVKEATK; via the coding sequence ATGCCAGAGAAGCGGAAGAAGTACGACCGGGAGTTTCGTGATGGGGCGGTCCGGATCGTCGAGGAGACAGGTAAGCCGATCGCCCAGGTCGCTCGAGACCTGGGGGTCAACGAGGGCACCTTGGGTAACTGGGTCAACCGGGCGCGCGCCGAGCGGGAGGGCCGCGGCGAGCTGACCGTTGATGACGCTGCTGAGCTCAAACGGTTGCGTGACGAGGTCGCCGAGCTGCGCATGGAGCGTGATGTCCTCAAGCGATCAGTGGTCCTGTGGGTGAAGGAGGCGACGAAGTGA
- a CDS encoding IS3 family transposase, with amino-acid sequence MSVARFIADQRTNYRVPHAVSCRLLGVSEAWFYKWHKRTQSPGAATGLHTTRDYRRDTIDRAVAVAFDKARGLHGSPRLHADLRADGWTVTEKTVADSMCRQGLVARRIRRRNGLTRQDKTAPKFPDLLGRDFTAQCPDQRWVGDITEIPTAAGKLYLATVIDLYSRRLLGAATSRHPDAALACAAIEMAVATRGGMQAIWRDDDAQKLIFHTDRGSTYTAKRFTRLCQKMGIRQSMGRVGSCFDNAAAEAFFSSLEWEVLSRNEFHTIMEAQAVVLEWCYGFYNHQRRHSAIGMMSPVDYENTAVTEPEAA; translated from the coding sequence GTGAGCGTGGCACGCTTTATCGCCGACCAGAGGACCAACTATCGGGTGCCACACGCGGTGTCCTGCCGGCTGCTCGGGGTCAGCGAGGCGTGGTTCTACAAATGGCATAAGCGGACCCAATCGCCGGGTGCGGCAACGGGTTTGCACACCACCCGCGACTATCGCCGGGACACCATCGACCGGGCCGTGGCGGTGGCGTTCGACAAGGCCCGCGGCCTGCACGGGTCACCGCGCCTGCATGCGGATCTGCGTGCTGACGGGTGGACGGTGACCGAGAAGACTGTCGCTGATTCGATGTGTCGTCAGGGCCTGGTCGCGCGGCGGATCCGCCGGCGCAACGGGCTGACCCGTCAGGACAAGACCGCCCCGAAGTTCCCCGATTTGTTGGGTCGCGATTTCACCGCACAGTGCCCCGATCAGCGGTGGGTCGGCGACATCACCGAGATCCCGACCGCGGCGGGCAAGCTGTATCTGGCCACGGTCATCGACCTCTACAGTCGCCGCCTGCTGGGGGCGGCCACCAGTCGTCACCCGGATGCAGCGTTGGCGTGTGCGGCGATCGAGATGGCGGTCGCCACGCGGGGCGGTATGCAGGCGATATGGCGTGATGACGATGCGCAGAAGCTGATTTTCCACACCGATCGTGGGTCGACGTACACCGCGAAACGGTTCACCAGGCTGTGCCAGAAGATGGGTATCCGGCAGTCGATGGGCCGGGTCGGATCGTGTTTCGACAACGCCGCAGCGGAGGCATTCTTCTCTTCTTTGGAGTGGGAAGTGTTGTCACGCAACGAGTTCCATACTATCATGGAGGCGCAGGCGGTCGTGTTGGAGTGGTGCTACGGCTTCTACAATCACCAGCGTCGCCACAGCGCGATCGGGATGATGAGTCCGGTCGACTACGAGAACACCGCAGTCACCGAGCCCGAAGCCGCATAG
- a CDS encoding ISL3 family transposase codes for MRATRLLQKLLKIENLVVLDVAIEDDDDGQLLVVSVRAKRRQGSRCPHCRRRRPGYDRPHHPRRWRHLDLGGMRCYLQGHIGRVDCSLHGVVTEHVPWARPAAKMTRRFDDTVAWLAAHSPSSAVCEYMRVSWRTVQRIIARVVADHTGQADRMDGLRRIGIDEIAYRKGRRYLTVIVDHDTGRLVWAREGATKKTLRQFFDELGATRSAQLTHVSADAGQYIETVVAERAPDAIRCMDPFHVVQWATRAVDRCRSRVLNRIHGLSNDDRRNLRWALLKNPENLTPGQQRTRELIVKRANSELARAYQLKEELRHIVTGEHSGTWRRLEHWLHRADLSRIIELVGLSRSVRQQQIQIYNSVVVGLSNARVEATNTHLRALTKRAYGFHSPEALIAMSTLTRGGACPALPHQ; via the coding sequence TTGCGCGCTACTAGACTACTGCAGAAGTTGCTGAAGATCGAGAACCTGGTGGTTCTTGATGTCGCCATTGAAGACGACGATGACGGCCAGTTGTTGGTCGTCTCGGTCCGTGCGAAACGCAGGCAGGGCTCGCGGTGTCCACACTGTCGACGGCGTCGACCAGGCTATGACCGTCCACACCATCCGCGCCGTTGGCGACACCTCGACCTGGGCGGGATGCGCTGCTACCTGCAAGGACACATTGGACGGGTCGACTGCAGCCTGCACGGCGTCGTCACAGAACATGTGCCGTGGGCACGGCCGGCAGCAAAGATGACGCGCCGATTCGACGACACGGTCGCCTGGCTCGCCGCGCACAGTCCATCATCCGCGGTGTGTGAGTACATGAGGGTGTCGTGGCGAACAGTGCAACGCATCATCGCTCGAGTCGTTGCCGATCACACCGGACAGGCCGACCGAATGGATGGGTTGCGCAGGATTGGTATCGATGAAATCGCCTACCGAAAAGGTCGGCGATATCTGACGGTGATCGTCGACCACGACACCGGCAGGTTGGTGTGGGCGCGTGAGGGTGCAACCAAGAAGACGCTTCGCCAGTTCTTCGACGAGCTCGGCGCCACGCGCAGTGCACAGCTGACCCATGTGAGCGCCGACGCGGGTCAGTACATCGAAACGGTTGTTGCAGAACGTGCTCCGGATGCCATTCGATGCATGGATCCGTTTCATGTCGTCCAGTGGGCCACCCGTGCCGTGGACCGTTGTCGTAGCCGGGTCCTCAACCGGATCCACGGTCTCTCCAACGACGATCGTAGGAATCTGAGGTGGGCACTGTTGAAGAACCCCGAGAACCTCACCCCCGGTCAACAGCGGACCCGTGAGCTGATCGTCAAACGCGCCAATAGTGAACTCGCTCGCGCGTATCAACTGAAAGAGGAACTCCGCCACATCGTTACCGGGGAACATTCCGGCACGTGGCGACGGCTCGAGCACTGGTTACATCGAGCTGATCTTAGTCGAATCATCGAACTCGTCGGTCTCTCCAGATCGGTACGACAGCAACAGATCCAGATCTACAACTCCGTTGTCGTGGGCCTATCGAACGCCCGGGTGGAGGCCACCAACACGCATCTGAGGGCACTGACCAAACGGGCCTACGGATTTCACTCACCAGAAGCACTCATCGCGATGTCGACACTCACGCGAGGAGGGGCGTGTCCTGCTCTGCCACACCAGTAG
- a CDS encoding SDR family oxidoreductase gives MDVAGKVAIVTGGGGGIGGALAHALVEAGAKVVVTDLDAASANSVADRLKESAVALAGDASNDEHIDAAVRLAESTFGPVDLYFANAGIGRGGGLDTGEAMWDLALDVNLRSHIRAARRLVPEWVERGSGYFVSTASAAGLLTQIGNAPYSVTKHAAVGFAEWLNITHGDDGVRVSCLCPMGVDTKLLRPEDDSATADQKLMQKAVETAGEVLTPGAVAAIVLEAVADERFLILPHAQVLDMYRQKGADYDRWLRGMRRYQRSLQGR, from the coding sequence ATGGACGTCGCGGGCAAGGTAGCAATCGTCACCGGCGGCGGAGGCGGGATCGGTGGTGCGCTCGCGCACGCTCTGGTCGAGGCGGGTGCGAAGGTCGTGGTCACCGACCTCGACGCGGCATCGGCGAACAGTGTCGCCGACAGACTGAAAGAGTCCGCGGTCGCGCTCGCCGGCGATGCCTCGAACGACGAGCACATCGATGCGGCGGTCCGCCTGGCCGAGTCCACCTTCGGACCCGTCGATCTGTACTTCGCCAACGCCGGTATCGGTCGCGGAGGCGGCCTCGACACCGGCGAGGCGATGTGGGATCTGGCGCTCGACGTCAACCTGCGCAGCCACATCCGGGCCGCACGGCGTCTCGTTCCGGAGTGGGTCGAGCGGGGGAGCGGCTACTTCGTCAGCACGGCGTCGGCCGCCGGCCTGCTCACCCAGATCGGCAACGCACCGTACTCGGTCACCAAGCACGCCGCGGTCGGTTTCGCCGAGTGGCTCAACATCACCCACGGCGACGACGGAGTGCGCGTCAGCTGCCTGTGCCCGATGGGTGTCGACACCAAACTGCTCCGGCCCGAGGACGATTCGGCCACCGCGGACCAGAAGCTGATGCAGAAGGCCGTCGAGACCGCCGGCGAGGTCCTGACCCCGGGCGCGGTGGCCGCGATCGTGCTGGAAGCCGTTGCCGACGAACGATTCTTGATCCTGCCGCACGCACAGGTGCTGGACATGTACCGGCAGAAGGGCGCCGACTACGACCGTTGGCTGCGCGGTATGCGTCGTTACCAGCGTTCGTTGCAGGGCCGGTAG